The stretch of DNA GCTCACCGACAATCTGATCAAAACCATACGTACCCGACGCAAACGTAAGCTGCAGGGCGCTGACATTCTCATCATCGACGAGGTTTCCATGCTGCATGCGTGGCTGTTCGACATGGTCGATCAGGTGTGCCGCATCATTCGACGTGACCAACGCCCGTTCGGCGGGCTTCAAGTGGTTCTGTCCGGCGATTTCTTCCAGCTTCCGCCAGTGAGTGTGGGTGGGCGCAACCACGATCTGGTCACACCAAGCCCGGAATTCGTGGCTTCCCGCGAACGATATGCGAAAGCGGGCCTCAATCCAGATGGTTTCGTCACCGAATCATTGGTATGGCGGGAATTGAATCCCGCAATCTGTTACCTGACCGAACAGCATCGTCAGGATGACGGCAGTCTGCTCACCGTTTTGACCGATATTCGCAACGGTTGTGTGAACGACGACGACCGCAATGTGCTACTCACCAGACTGGGCGCAATCCCCGAACCTGGTCAGCAGGCCGTCAATCTGTTTCCCGTCAACAAGCAGGCGGACACGCTCAACGACATGCGCCTGTTCGAAATCAACGAGGAACCGCACGAATATTTCGCCGAGGCCGCAGGACCAGTCAATCTGGTGGAACGTTTGAAGAAGAACATGCTTGCCCCCGAACGCTTGCAGCTCAAAACCGGGGCTGCGGTGATGGCCGTACGCAACGACACTGACCACCAATTCGTGAACGGATCATTGGGTACCGTGCGCGGATTTGCCGCCGAAAACAAGG from Bifidobacterium catenulatum PV20-2 encodes:
- a CDS encoding PIF1 family DEAD/DEAH box helicase — encoded protein: MRQAEALAILQSGASVFLTGAPGAGKTYVLNEFVRQARAEGAAVSVTASTGIAATHINGQTIHSWSGVGLANALTDNLIKTIRTRRKRKLQGADILIIDEVSMLHAWLFDMVDQVCRIIRRDQRPFGGLQVVLSGDFFQLPPVSVGGRNHDLVTPSPEFVASRERYAKAGLNPDGFVTESLVWRELNPAICYLTEQHRQDDGSLLTVLTDIRNGCVNDDDRNVLLTRLGAIPEPGQQAVNLFPVNKQADTLNDMRLFEINEEPHEYFAEAAGPVNLVERLKKNMLAPERLQLKTGAAVMAVRNDTDHQFVNGSLGTVRGFAAENKGGWPIVEFENGNIVTMKPNCWEMMDGDTVLASVNQVPLRCAWAITIHKSQGMTLDRAVMDLRRTFAPGMGYVALSRVEGLQGLYLNGVNERMFLVSPDAVRLDGELRLASAQASDMLAHDGIAAFQQNIAVPDGDEFAQDALF